Genomic window (Fibrobacter sp.):
CAGCAATGGTTGTATTCTTTTTGACATGGCTGTATTTTCGAATACGTCATGGTGTTTCATATCCAGCGCTGGTTCCGGGTGACTCATGAAATGTAAATTTATCATTCTTTTTTGCTTTGCTGTCTCATCCGGTGTGTATGCCTTCAGTTTCCCGGAAGAGAGCGATTCTTATCGCGGGCTTGTAATAGAACAGATAATAAATTCACAGTTTAATGAAGCACTATTAATTTGTGATTCTCTTATACGTCAGAATCCCTCAGACCCGCTTCCATCTGTGCTGAAACTGGCGGTTATCGGAATGCGGGATGTTGATTTCGAGAAAGTTCTGGATTCCACTGGATTTATCTCCTCATATAATAAATCGCTCGATCTTGTGACTGAGTATCAGAAGCAGGCAGGGATCTCTTCATACTCAAAAACACTCGAGGGACTCTGCAAGGCAATCCATGCCACATTTTATCTGCGCACCAAGGCCTATGTCCCATCTCTTCAGAACGGTTTTAATGCATTGAAATTGCTGCAGGAAGCAAAAGACCTTGATTCATCCAATGCCGAAGCCGATTTTTTTCTGGGCCTTTATGACTATGCAAGAGCAGAACTCAGGTCGAAGTTGTGGTGGATTCTGTTCTGGTATCCTGGTAACAGGGAAAACGGTATAAGGAAGCTGGAAAACTGCAGCAGGAGTGCGGAATTAACCGGAACTGCCGCGAAACTTTCCCTTTGCGATATTTACACTGAAGAGAAGAAGCCTGAGCGTTCTTTGCATCTAATAAAGGAGCTGGAGAAGCGTTACCCGCAGAGCAGATTTGTCCTGTGGTCCAAAGCGAAATATTACGAAGCAATTCAGGACTATTCTCTGGCTGCGGCTGCTTATGAGAAGCTATCAGATTCATACGCACTGGTTCCTGAGGGAGGTTACAATTCAGCAGTAACAAGGAACAAGCTCGCTCACATGCTCGTAATGAATGGTGAAAAAGAAAAGGCCTCACGTATCTGTGAAAAACTGCTTTCTGATAAAACTGTTCTTAATGACAAAACGATGCGAAAAGACACAGAGAGACTTCTGGAAAGGATCAAAAATGGTGGTAGTTGACAACTCCGGATGTGACGAGTGTGGGACTTGTGCTGGTGTCTGCCCTGCTGCAGCTATTTCCCTTGTAGAGAAGCCTTCAGTTGAGCATGACAAATGCATTCTCTGCGGCAATTGTGTGAAGGTGTGTCCGTTAGGAGCACTAAGAATGGAGACAGCAACAGAGTCTGTACCTGTGCAGGAGATGAAAAATGGCTGAAAAATTTGACATCGCAGTAATTGGTGCAGGTCCGGCCGGTTCGATGGCGGCATGGAGTGCTGCTCTTACAGGACGACGGGTATGTCTTCTGGAAAGAAAGGAGAATGCCGGTGTTCCGGTGAGATGTGGCGAGGGTATCGGGGCAAAAGGCCTGGCAGTCAGTGTTAAAGTCAAACCGGAATGGATAAAAAGTACTGTTACCAAGTCGGTGATGGTATCACCTTCAGGGATAAAAGTCAAAATCGCCAATGTCGATGAGAGTTATATTCTTGACCGGGAGAGAATGGATGGAGATCTTGTAAAGGAGGCTGTTTCTGCCGGAGTTAAATACTTCAACACCTTCCCTGTTCTTTCGATTTGCCGTCGTAAGAATGGTTACGAGTGCTCAGGCCCGTCAAGGAGTGTTACAGCATCGATTGTCATCCTGGCAGATGGAGTGGAATCG
Coding sequences:
- a CDS encoding 4Fe-4S binding protein, whose product is MVVVDNSGCDECGTCAGVCPAAAISLVEKPSVEHDKCILCGNCVKVCPLGALRMETATESVPVQEMKNG